Proteins from a genomic interval of Polaribacter sp. Q13:
- the rfbD gene encoding dTDP-4-dehydrorhamnose reductase yields the protein MKEGKIKNILITGSDGRLGQELQEIVTKQESNYTKSNFHFTNRNSLDITNLKELREYIESKSIDTIINCAAYTAVDDAEKNPELAYLINTEAVKNMAELSLQKGIRLIHLSTDFVFEDNKFRPINEEDTTGPKNIYAKSKLAGENEIKRINPANSIIIRTSGLYNRFGNNFVNTILKLGENKKVLDIVCDQFNTPTYARDLAIAILTILNQNIKPSKSLTIYNYSNEGSCSKYDFVKAIFELSNIKCKVNPISAEQYPNAAIRPYYSVLSKEKIKKDFNIQIPYWRESLKEYLKIINIGLNKKHKIGIIGSGFIGSGLAKLLAENKNYDISGILTRSDARKRNDFAQHSFLTNSLEDLIESSDLIVECSGDAIYATESIDKILKASIPVVTMNSEFHVTTGSYFVDKGLVTEAEGDQPGVQAILHEEALEMGFKPLVYANIKGYLNEKPTLKDMIYWGNKSNLSLEMVTSFTDGTKVEIEQVLVANGLGAGIIQEGLVKLSNDNMLEGGSILADKAKELGYPVSDYLLSSKLPAGVFLMVEHDEDQKGSLKYYKLGDGPYYVLERTYHLCHFEIIKTIKRVLTGGGVLLNNSKKPKFSVAAVAKRDLKVGDKIQKGIGSFDVRGTAVEIVNNLSHVPIGLIANATIIKEVKEGEKITFDDIDIPESLALKVWKEILDKSKILECV from the coding sequence ATGAAGGAGGGAAAAATTAAAAACATTCTTATTACAGGAAGTGATGGGCGGTTAGGCCAAGAATTACAAGAAATTGTAACTAAACAGGAAAGTAACTATACTAAATCAAATTTCCACTTTACAAATAGAAATTCTCTAGATATCACTAATTTAAAAGAACTTAGAGAATACATTGAATCTAAGAGTATTGATACTATTATCAATTGCGCAGCGTATACCGCTGTTGATGATGCCGAAAAAAATCCTGAACTTGCATACTTAATCAATACTGAAGCAGTGAAAAATATGGCAGAATTGTCATTGCAAAAAGGGATTAGACTTATTCACCTTTCTACTGATTTTGTTTTTGAAGACAATAAATTTAGACCTATTAATGAAGAAGATACTACTGGTCCTAAAAATATATATGCCAAATCTAAACTAGCTGGCGAAAATGAGATTAAACGCATTAACCCTGCAAACTCAATCATTATACGTACCTCCGGTTTATATAATCGCTTTGGCAATAACTTTGTTAATACAATTTTAAAGCTTGGGGAAAACAAAAAAGTTTTAGATATTGTATGTGATCAGTTTAATACTCCCACTTACGCAAGAGATCTAGCAATAGCCATCTTAACTATACTAAATCAAAATATAAAACCCTCTAAATCTTTAACGATATACAATTATAGTAATGAAGGAAGTTGTTCTAAATATGATTTTGTTAAAGCAATATTTGAACTTAGTAATATTAAATGTAAAGTCAATCCTATTAGTGCAGAACAATATCCTAATGCGGCAATACGTCCATATTACAGTGTATTAAGTAAAGAAAAAATTAAAAAAGACTTTAACATACAAATACCCTATTGGAGAGAGTCTCTTAAAGAGTATCTTAAAATTATAAATATTGGTTTAAATAAAAAACATAAAATAGGTATTATTGGTTCTGGCTTTATTGGAAGTGGTTTGGCAAAGTTATTAGCAGAAAATAAAAACTATGATATTTCTGGTATTTTAACACGTTCAGATGCCCGTAAACGTAATGATTTTGCACAACATAGCTTTCTTACAAATTCGTTAGAAGACCTCATAGAATCTTCAGACTTAATTGTTGAATGTAGTGGAGATGCTATTTATGCCACTGAAAGTATCGATAAGATTTTAAAAGCTTCTATACCCGTAGTTACTATGAACTCTGAGTTTCACGTAACAACAGGATCATACTTTGTTGATAAAGGATTAGTGACTGAAGCAGAGGGAGATCAACCAGGTGTTCAAGCTATCCTTCATGAAGAGGCTCTTGAAATGGGATTCAAGCCATTGGTTTATGCCAATATTAAAGGCTATTTAAATGAAAAACCTACACTTAAAGATATGATCTATTGGGGAAATAAATCTAACCTCAGTCTTGAAATGGTAACATCATTTACAGATGGTACAAAGGTAGAAATTGAGCAGGTTTTAGTTGCCAATGGCTTAGGTGCAGGAATAATACAAGAAGGATTAGTAAAACTTTCTAATGATAATATGCTTGAAGGAGGCTCTATACTTGCCGATAAGGCAAAAGAACTAGGGTACCCTGTCAGTGATTACTTACTTTCATCAAAATTACCGGCAGGAGTTTTTCTTATGGTAGAACATGATGAAGATCAAAAAGGTTCTTTAAAATATTATAAACTTGGTGATGGGCCATACTATGTTTTAGAACGTACCTACCATCTTTGTCATTTTGAAATAATTAAGACAATTAAACGTGTATTAACAGGCGGTGGTGTATTATTAAACAATAGTAAAAAACCTAAATTTAGTGTAGCGGCTGTTGCAAAACGCGATTTAAAGGTTGGAGATAAAATACAAAAAGGCATCGGAAGTTTTGATGTAAGAGGCACCGCTGTTGAAATTGTTAATAATCTGTCTCATGTTCCTATAGGACTGATTGCTAATGCTACTATTATAAAAGAGGTAAAAGAAGGTGAAAAAATTACTTTTGATGATATAGATATACCAGAAAGTTTGGCTTTAAAAGTTTGGAAAGAAATACTTGACAAAAGTAAAATACTGGAGTGTGTTTGA